A DNA window from Dama dama isolate Ldn47 chromosome 19, ASM3311817v1, whole genome shotgun sequence contains the following coding sequences:
- the LOC133073998 gene encoding vesicle-associated membrane protein 4-like, translating into MPPKIKRHLNDDDVTGSVKSERRNLLEDDSDEEEDFFLRGPSGPRFGPRNDKIKHVQNQVDEVIDVMQENITKVIERGERLDELQDKSESLSDNATAFSNRSKQLRRQMWWRGCKIKAIMALVAVILLLVIIILIVVKYCT; encoded by the coding sequence ATGCCTCCCAAGATCAAGCGCCACCTAAATGATGATGATGTCACAGGTTCTGTGAAAAGTGAGAGGAGAAATCTTTTAGAAGATGATTCAGACGAAGAAGAGGACTTTTTTCTAAGAGGACCATCTGGACCAAGATTTGGACccagaaatgataaaattaagCATGTTCAGAATCAGGTGGATGAAGTCATTGATGTCATGCAAGAAAATATTACAAAGGTAATAGAAAGAGGGGAGAGACTAGATGAACTACAGGACAAATCAGAAAGCTTATCGGATAATGCAACTGCTTTTAGCAACAGATCCAAACAACTTCGAAGGCAAATGTGGTGGCGTGGATGCAAAATAAAAGCTATCATGGCTTTGGTTGCTGTTATCCTTTTGTTAGTGATTATCATTCTTATAGTTGTGAAATACTGTACTTGA